AAAAGATCAATATCTTTTCTTTTTAGAATATTAAAGCTGTCATCGGAAATGCCTAAGTTGTTATGGGTTAAGTCAAAGAATATTGGGACAGAACGGCGAAATATGTTTAATTTATTATCTTCGCTAAGGTGCCCATTATAGCCTAAGTAATATGACCCCTCTTTATCAATTATGTTTTCTAACCGATTGTCTAAGGAGGTGTCAATTCCGGATCGGCCGAGAATAAGAAGCTCGAGGGTGTCCATCTTACCAATGTACTGTTTAATAATTTCAAAAAGAAGATTCCTGCCCAAGAGACCAGTTGCGCCAGTCAGTGCAATCCTCATATAATTGTTATGATTATGCCAAGAATAATAGAATAAGTAAAGAAATATAATGAAGAGAATAGGGATAAGTAATTATGATTGTTGACGTACTAAGATTATCATTGTTGTTGGGAGTATTAACCAGCTCTGTTGTTTCAATTTATGCATTATTAGTAGGGCCTAGAAGCTCAATTAAATGGAATTGGGCAAAGCTTGGGATTTTTGTTGGGTTTTTATGCTATGGCGAGTATTTGATGCTGTCCGCAAAAAGCTTGAGCCAGGCGGAAAGGGCCATGCTTCCTTTATTTATAGGGGGCTTTTTTGTCCCAACAACATTTCTTGATTTTGTTTTTTCGTATTTAGAAGATAAAAATCGCATAATTGTTCGGCTGTCTTATTTGTTAAGCACAATATTATTTTGCGCTTATTTGCTTGGCTATTTTGCTGATGCAGTGTTTATGAGCGATATTGGTATATATTGGTGGAAAGCAAAGCCTGTTTATCATTTTTATGTCGCCCATTTATTTGTGGCAGCTATATACGGGGAATGTTTGTTGTATAAGGCTTATAAGGTGAGCTCAGGTATTAAGAAAAACCAGGTGCTATATTTGTTCTGGGCATCTGCGCTAGGGTTTGCTTGTGGTGCCTCCGGGTTCTTGCCTGTGTATTTCCCAATGATGCCAATAGGGTTTTTGCCTTTTTTTATTTATCCGTTAATTATATTTTACGCGATGATAAGGTATAGGCTCATGGATGTAAGAGTAATCGTGCAGAAAGGCTTAGTGTATTCAATTTCGATCGCAGCACTCACTAGTATTTACTTGTTTTTAGTATTTTCAATAGGCCAGCTAATGCAAACAAAAATAGGATATGACCCATTGATGGTCGGGGGTGTATTTATATTTATTTTCGCCCTTGCCTTCCAGCCCCTCAAAGACAAGATCCAGGAATTCATCGATAACCGCTTCTACAAGAGCAAGTACAGCTACCAGAACATGCTGAAGCACCTGAGCCAGTACGCGGTGTCGGTGATCGAACTGGATAAGCTATTGAAACTGATCAGCGAGAAGGTTAGGGACATTATGAAGCTGGACGGGGCGACGATTCTGATCGAGGAGAAGGAACTTGCCGGCAACGCCGCCATGGTGAAGCTGCTCTTAAAAGAACGGGTGGCGCTCGATCAGGAAGAACTGGCCCACCGGGCAATAACGAAGAACGCCCCGGAACTGGCGCTGGCACAGGAAGAAATGCGGCGGCTCGGCGCCGCGCTCTCGATCCCGCTCTTTTTCGAAGAAAAGCTGATCGGCCTGTTTAATTTGGGCAACAAACTGTCGCAAGACATGTTCACCGACGAGGACCTCGACCTCCTGACGACCCTGTCCAACCAGCTGGCGATCGCCATCGAGAACGCCCGGCTGCACGAAGCGAACCTGGCGGCGCAAAAACAGCTGCTGCAGGCGGATAAGCTGTCGGCGCTCGGCCGCATCGCCGCCGGCAT
This window of the Candidatus Margulisiibacteriota bacterium genome carries:
- a CDS encoding ATP-binding protein; translated protein: MVGGVFIFIFALAFQPLKDKIQEFIDNRFYKSKYSYQNMLKHLSQYAVSVIELDKLLKLISEKVRDIMKLDGATILIEEKELAGNAAMVKLLLKERVALDQEELAHRAITKNAPELALAQEEMRRLGAALSIPLFFEEKLIGLFNLGNKLSQDMFTDEDLDLLTTLSNQLAIAIENARLHEANLAAQKQLLQADKLSALGRIAAGMAHEIKNPLAALKGMTQAIDKNANDPEFLEDFKRVVPKEIDRLDGLVDGMIQLGRPPRLIFAPVQLNELIEHDLKLFEHRCRNHQITIGKELGRLPEINADPQQLTQVITNLILNAIQAMPTGGKLTINTRATAGAVILEIADTGRGIPADKVKDIFEPFFTTREEGLGLGLAITYQIIKGHNGEITVESRVGEGTRFRITLPR